From the Oleiharenicola lentus genome, one window contains:
- a CDS encoding asparaginase domain-containing protein, whose protein sequence is MRIRVITAGGTIDKVYFDDASTFNVGDPQVGPLFKEANVTFDYVVESVMQKDSLHMTDEDRALIRARVAAAPENLILITHGTDTMTATAAHLTGLPGKVIVFTGSMVPARFRQTDAFFNLGCAVGALQVLPPGVYIAMNGRVFPATEVKKNRAESRFEPKA, encoded by the coding sequence ATGCGCATCCGAGTCATCACCGCCGGCGGCACCATCGACAAAGTGTATTTCGACGACGCCAGCACCTTCAACGTCGGCGACCCCCAGGTCGGCCCGCTGTTCAAGGAAGCCAACGTCACCTTCGACTACGTCGTGGAGTCGGTTATGCAGAAGGACAGCCTGCACATGACCGATGAGGACCGCGCCCTGATCCGGGCCCGCGTGGCCGCCGCCCCCGAAAACCTCATCCTCATCACCCACGGCACCGACACCATGACCGCAACCGCGGCGCACCTCACCGGCCTGCCCGGAAAGGTCATTGTGTTCACCGGGTCGATGGTGCCGGCGCGCTTCCGGCAGACCGATGCATTTTTCAACCTCGGGTGCGCCGTCGGTGCGCTGCAGGTGCTGCCGCCCGGCGTCTATATCGCCATGAACGGACGCGTCTTCCCCGCCACCGAAGTGAAGAAGAACCGCGCCGAAAGCCGGTTCGAGCCCAAGGCATGA